The following proteins are co-located in the Candidatus Methanogranum gryphiswaldense genome:
- a CDS encoding inorganic diphosphatase, whose protein sequence is MANIWHDMDPRRISADDFMTVVEISKGSKNKYELDKETGLLKLDRILYTSTHYPANYGFIPRTYADDKDPLDALVLCSESIQPMTLVHCYPIGAIKMIDNGANDEKIISIPFDDPTYNGYKDISELPQHIFDEMAHFFTVYKALEKKQTAVDEIIGAEEAKKIVHGAIESYKKGFLGY, encoded by the coding sequence ATGGCAAACATTTGGCACGATATGGATCCTAGAAGGATATCCGCCGACGACTTTATGACGGTAGTGGAAATATCGAAAGGAAGCAAGAACAAATATGAACTTGACAAGGAAACAGGTCTTCTCAAATTAGATCGCATCTTGTACACTTCGACACATTACCCGGCAAACTATGGCTTCATTCCCAGAACATATGCGGATGATAAAGATCCACTTGATGCATTGGTACTGTGTTCGGAATCGATCCAGCCTATGACGTTAGTACATTGCTACCCCATAGGCGCGATAAAAATGATAGATAATGGAGCCAATGACGAAAAGATCATTTCGATTCCTTTCGACGACCCCACCTACAATGGCTACAAAGATATATCTGAACTCCCACAGCACATATTCGATGAGATGGCACATTTCTTTACTGTTTACAAAGCATTAGAGAAAAAACAAACTGCTGTTGATGAGATAATTGGTGCAGAAGAAGCTAAGAAAATTGTTCATGGCGCCATAGAATCCTATAAAAAGGGTTTCTTGGGCTACTGA
- a CDS encoding translation elongation factor EF-1beta, with product MGQIVAEYDLMPASTEIDLKKVIAALPDKMPKGVRIIEHKIVPVAFGLMKVKVGLVIDDSDESIGSKVEDALRSIEGIDNVECVSNTVL from the coding sequence ATGGGACAAATAGTAGCAGAATACGACCTCATGCCAGCGAGCACAGAAATCGATTTAAAGAAAGTAATTGCGGCACTTCCAGACAAAATGCCCAAAGGCGTCAGGATTATCGAACATAAAATCGTACCTGTAGCGTTCGGCCTAATGAAAGTTAAAGTGGGTCTTGTAATTGACGATTCAGATGAATCGATAGGCAGCAAAGTTGAAGATGCTCTTCGTTCAATCGAAGGTATTGATAACGTTGAATGCGTTTCTAATACAGTTCTCTGA
- a CDS encoding zinc finger domain-containing protein, translated as MAADKICSSCGKRLIGQGNTYFKCPRCGDTEIGRCDQCRDQGVPYECKKCGFIGP; from the coding sequence ATGGCAGCAGACAAGATATGCTCTTCGTGCGGTAAGAGGCTTATCGGCCAAGGCAACACCTACTTCAAGTGCCCCAGATGTGGAGATACTGAGATTGGAAGGTGCGACCAGTGCCGCGACCAGGGCGTTCCATACGAGTGCAAAAAATGCGGGTTCATCGGACCTTAA
- a CDS encoding ARMT1-like domain-containing protein, with amino-acid sequence MRPYSDCVPCLLKRVLFQARLLDNDKDFDAVRAALKVYAEKIDTAENSAKLATAVHRSAYDAMGVEDPYFELKVRADDIASKYMERLENFVDSSDDRFAAAVRVSIIGNVMDFGSGIAIDDPDEFEGEFDSLLEQGIASDETQRLRAFVDSSSTVIYFFDNCGEDQFDKILIRELRRMGKRVVGVVRGKAILNDVTLSDAERIGLDKELDRLLTSNAFSIGVDMSKIGEDLKKEISDAGIIISKGMANYESLSDEDLCIPIAYLMKAKCIPVARSLGVSVGDNVVRIQT; translated from the coding sequence ATGCGGCCTTATTCTGATTGTGTTCCATGTTTGTTAAAACGGGTGCTATTCCAAGCGCGCCTATTGGATAATGATAAGGATTTTGATGCTGTTCGTGCGGCATTGAAGGTGTATGCAGAAAAGATAGATACTGCAGAAAATTCGGCAAAATTGGCAACAGCAGTTCATAGAAGTGCTTATGATGCCATGGGAGTGGAAGATCCATATTTCGAATTAAAAGTGCGTGCAGATGATATCGCCAGTAAGTATATGGAAAGATTAGAGAATTTTGTGGATTCGTCTGATGACAGGTTCGCTGCAGCGGTAAGAGTATCGATAATAGGTAATGTAATGGATTTTGGTTCGGGCATTGCAATCGACGATCCCGACGAATTCGAGGGCGAATTCGATTCTTTATTGGAGCAAGGAATCGCATCAGATGAGACCCAACGGCTAAGGGCGTTTGTGGATTCTAGCTCAACGGTCATTTATTTTTTCGATAATTGTGGTGAGGATCAGTTTGATAAAATATTGATCAGAGAACTAAGAAGAATGGGTAAGCGGGTTGTTGGTGTCGTAAGAGGGAAAGCGATACTTAACGATGTGACCCTATCAGATGCTGAACGTATAGGGTTGGATAAAGAGCTTGATAGATTGTTGACATCTAATGCATTTTCAATTGGTGTGGACATGAGTAAAATAGGCGAAGATCTGAAAAAAGAGATCTCCGATGCAGGAATAATCATTTCAAAAGGAATGGCAAATTATGAGTCTTTGTCCGATGAGGACCTATGCATACCCATCGCTTATCTTATGAAAGCTAAATGTATTCCTGTGGCTAGATCGCTAGGCGTGTCTGTGGGGGACAACGTTGTCCGTATTCAGACATAA
- a CDS encoding NDP-sugar synthase, translating to MASEVKQAVIMVGGQGTRLRPLTETRPKPILPVLDKPCLRYLIESLVEAGIDDIVLACGYRSEQLVKAIGTGSDLGIKIEYSYEDEPRGTGGAIKLIEDRLDDIFVAANGDVFADISIKGEIDRHIFTNSAVTMALTSVKNPSEFGIARLDETERIIEFKEKPKPEEVFSNLVNAGVYVINKKVVADIPKNQFYDFSKDLLPKLMARGDRIQGYVINGIWRDVGRPSDLLGANLAMASLKYGEYLWGGKNIQRCDIRKPFYLGKGSQMTDTNITASVILAGCTIKNSKVTNSMMMDNCKVDSAKIDNSILGEGCIVKAGATLSNCVLGDGVIIKENEVVTETKVA from the coding sequence ATGGCGTCTGAAGTAAAACAGGCGGTCATAATGGTAGGCGGTCAAGGAACAAGACTGAGGCCTTTGACCGAGACCAGGCCAAAACCAATATTGCCCGTATTAGATAAACCTTGTTTGAGGTACCTCATAGAATCATTGGTGGAGGCAGGAATAGATGATATCGTTCTTGCTTGTGGATACAGATCTGAACAGTTGGTCAAGGCCATCGGTACAGGTTCTGATCTAGGAATAAAGATAGAGTATTCTTATGAAGATGAGCCCCGCGGTACGGGTGGCGCGATAAAACTAATAGAGGATAGGTTAGACGACATCTTTGTCGCTGCCAATGGAGATGTTTTTGCCGATATTTCCATAAAAGGTGAGATAGATAGACACATTTTTACAAATTCTGCTGTTACAATGGCATTAACATCAGTCAAAAACCCATCTGAATTTGGTATAGCTAGATTAGATGAAACAGAACGTATAATTGAATTCAAGGAAAAGCCTAAACCTGAAGAAGTTTTTTCCAATCTTGTTAATGCTGGGGTGTATGTGATCAACAAAAAGGTCGTCGCGGACATCCCTAAAAATCAATTTTATGATTTTTCAAAGGACCTTTTGCCGAAACTCATGGCAAGAGGAGACAGGATACAAGGTTATGTCATCAATGGCATATGGAGGGACGTAGGTCGTCCCTCAGATTTATTGGGTGCAAATTTGGCGATGGCCTCTCTCAAATATGGTGAATATCTATGGGGGGGCAAGAATATTCAAAGGTGTGATATTAGAAAACCATTCTATCTTGGCAAAGGTTCTCAGATGACAGATACTAATATCACAGCATCTGTGATTTTGGCAGGATGCACCATTAAGAATAGCAAGGTGACAAATTCTATGATGATGGATAATTGTAAAGTGGATAGTGCCAAGATAGACAACAGTATTCTTGGAGAAGGGTGCATTGTAAAAGCAGGTGCAACACTTTCAAATTGCGTTCTCGGGGACGGGGTAATCATCAAGGAGAATGAGGTCGTCACAGAAACCAAGGTGGCTTAA
- a CDS encoding kinase, with protein MVEYIRARAPLRIGFAGDGTDLEHYTIENKGCVVGATIDKFVYCTLMSRNDHTMSVHSTCYGRYKAPLNGHLELDGKNDLIKAVANHFDIRNGFQIILHTDVPAGSGLGGSSAALTAVIAAVSNWIESDITKNDMAKLVYDLEKEVIGVAGGEQDQFESVFGGFNMLEFENHHVDVEPLGMDPDILNELQCRSVLCYVGRPKQSEEIIKAQVNDYVNGINVEALAHSKQLAVQLANAVKVGDFDKTGELIDKSWECKKKLSRNVTNHDVDKMIRVAKMNGAIGGKLTGTGGGGFMYLLCEYDLKVQVVEALKSKGAMVTDFMFEPNGVNSWRSRNE; from the coding sequence ATGGTCGAGTATATAAGGGCGAGGGCGCCCCTCAGAATTGGATTCGCAGGGGACGGTACTGACCTGGAACATTATACAATTGAAAATAAGGGATGTGTTGTAGGTGCTACAATCGATAAGTTCGTTTATTGTACACTGATGTCTCGCAATGACCATACAATGTCTGTTCATTCTACTTGTTATGGCAGATATAAGGCACCTTTGAATGGTCATTTGGAACTTGATGGAAAAAATGATCTGATAAAAGCTGTTGCCAACCATTTTGATATCAGGAATGGTTTTCAGATAATATTACATACAGATGTGCCTGCAGGATCTGGGCTTGGAGGTTCTTCTGCAGCACTGACGGCGGTCATTGCTGCCGTCTCCAATTGGATAGAATCAGATATTACAAAAAATGATATGGCCAAATTAGTGTACGATCTTGAGAAGGAAGTAATAGGGGTAGCTGGAGGAGAGCAAGATCAGTTCGAATCAGTATTCGGAGGATTTAATATGCTCGAATTTGAGAATCATCACGTCGACGTGGAGCCGTTGGGAATGGACCCCGATATCCTTAACGAATTGCAATGCAGGTCGGTTCTTTGTTATGTAGGTAGACCTAAGCAGTCCGAAGAGATAATAAAGGCTCAGGTGAACGATTATGTCAACGGCATCAATGTTGAAGCTCTTGCCCATTCGAAGCAACTCGCAGTACAACTGGCAAATGCAGTCAAAGTAGGTGATTTTGATAAAACTGGCGAGTTGATCGATAAATCCTGGGAGTGTAAGAAAAAGCTTTCTAGGAATGTTACCAATCACGATGTTGATAAAATGATAAGGGTCGCAAAAATGAACGGTGCCATCGGAGGAAAACTTACAGGCACTGGTGGAGGTGGATTCATGTACCTTCTTTGCGAATATGATTTAAAGGTGCAAGTCGTGGAGGCATTGAAGTCCAAAGGCG